DNA sequence from the Falco peregrinus isolate bFalPer1 chromosome 16, bFalPer1.pri, whole genome shotgun sequence genome:
AGCAGTGAGGTGTGTGCCCTGACTTGAAACGCTCTCTGTAATTTTACTATGAGGGCAGTTTTTCCGTGTGGAGACAGCGTGAGCCTACACTAATGTTAGACAGTAATGGCCTCTTAATACCTACAGCAGCCCTCATTTTTAACGCAAAGTGTGAGCCCCAAGCTGTCCCTGAAATACAAGGGCAAGAGTCCGAAAAGGCTTCTTGAACTAATTAGTTCTTTCCGTGGATACTTTAGCATTATTACCTGGGCTAGTCAGTTGCCTATAAAAGGGCAAAAAGTCTATATAAGAGTTTTTTTGAGGGTAACTTTTCCACTGTGGTTTTTATGGTGTTATCTTGTTACAGTGCTTGGTATACTTTTCCTTGTGtgataaaatacacaaaaactTACTAAGTTTGAAAACTTACATTTTCCCAGCACTGTaaatttccaaaagaaacacaGTGATACCTTAATGAGCAAAATAAGTTAGAAAATAACTGAGGTACAGCATGGCGGTTTCCTTGCACACTGACTTTTGTGTAATTCTGAGAACCTTATCTAGTCATGTaggtgggtggggaggaggtgctTTTTCCATTGCTTAATAGGATTTTGCAGTCCTTTGTGATGCAGCGTGAGGTGTGACTTCATGTGGTTGACTTTGATATCTGAATTGCCCTCAAAAACTGGGGATGActtgctttcatgttttctgaGATTCTGCAGCAGCAAGTAAAAGCTCAGGCAGGTCTTCTGAGAGGACCTCTCCAGGAATGGGTTTATGGGTTGGGATGGGATTTACAGTTACTTTTGAAACACCCTTTGGCTGTAAAATAAGAGTTATGTCTCACAAAAATAGCAGAACTTTTAGCTGAACTCTTGTGTAGatacaaaaaatattcactCAGATTCACACTGGCGTAATTGAAAAGTGAGTCAATAAATTCATACGGATCACAAGCTGGAACAGTGAGTTAAGTGCCCTGCAATGTTCATCTGTTTCGCCACAGTGGCATAGCAGGAGTTTTGCAAATAAGAAATGTGACATGCTAAAGGACCTATAGCTGTTAATTCCAACAAAACCTAGTTACCTTAACACTGTGTTTCCAGTCCTCATTTTATAAATCAGACTTaacaggttttttccttaaactttTAAAGTAGACCTCTTTGAAAGTCATGACCTCTTTAAAGTCTTGAATGTCACATTTCTCACCATACATCTTAAGAGCAAATAGCGTTAGCAGTTGGGCaatatttggaatattttaaagagCTTATTATTGTGCTTTTTCATaacttgctcttttctttccttttgagcATACCTTTTTATTTGTTAGCTCTTTACCAGTGTTTTGTTGATACCATCACAACTATTCAGGTGCATTTTCCGAAATTCTGAGCCACTTTTTTGTTACATGTGAAGTACATGAAATGTTACTGAGAATATAAGAACGTGATTGTACTGTAGGTTTGGCCTTGCTTTCTTGGTCAGCGAGAGCTTCACCATGACATTATTCTTAAATCATGTACCTAGAGTACATGTAGCCAGCCACAGCAATGTTGTTTGGATACTTACATGTTTAATTACAGATACGTACATGGtggtatttttctcttaaaatatgtACTACTTAGACTGTTGGTGTTACTTTATCCACATATCAAAAGCTTACAGGCTGCTCACATACACTTgtacaaataatatttctgtaacataagaaagatgtatttaaaaCCTAAAATTTCTGCAGATAATATGATTGAAAAAGTTAGGTGTCTTTATAAATGCTTGAGATAGCTGAAAGTGCAAAATTAAAGGGACTATCTGGGCGTTCTTTATTTACATGTTATTTCCTATTTGCTGTGAACAAACCTGGCTGATAATTACTCCATTAGCTATGAGTTCTTTATATCGGGAGTCctcattctttttaattttctttcctagatCCGTTATATTTCACAAACTCAAGGCCTTCCAGCAGAGTATCTTCTCAGTGCAGGAACGAAAACAAGCAGGTTTTTTAACAGAGATCCAAATTTGGGATACCCACTTTGGAGGCTAAAggtttgtcttgtctttttaaTTCTCAGTTCTCTTTTGTTCATTGAGGGCTTCACGTAAATTTACACCTAGTTTTAGTGTTCTGTGAAAACATTCTGAGTGAAGACTGGATGTGAAATGCCATTCAAATATAGCTGATTtgtgtatttcatttcagaacCTGTACAGACCTCCTGGTACTCATCTTAACAATAGCATCTGTGCATGATAGTACCAGCAAAGAGTGGGTGTTAAAGTAATTGAGATAATGGTTACTTATTACGGCCTGCTCAGTCTTGGTGAAGTGTGTCATCTCCTGACAATACAAAAAGTAAAACGGGGAGTATTTCATGATAGTCTGTGTTAGTTTAACagaaatttatttatgtattgGCAGAGGACAGGAAAGAGTCAGATATACACTTGATTTGCCTTTAAAtctgagcagcagaaggaaggggattttgcctttcttcctcttttgtaAAAGAggggtttaaaatatttatagccTCTTTTCCTAAATCagatattttcagttcttctggCTACTGCACTACCTAACGAAGCCTTGAAATTAAGTCATCCTGCTGTTAATTTAGCTTTGTGATGAATGATCTTCCCAGCTGAGGAAATGAGAAGCcatgggtgttttggtttggccTACTGGCacttgatttgttttaaagaggCGAAAGATCACCTGGCTTAACTCtttcttgctgatttttctttatcagtATGTGATATCTTTGTATTAACAACTGCTTTCTTTTATAGACCCCAGAAGAGCATGAGTTGGAGACAGGAATAAAATCAAAAGAGGCTCGGAAATATATATTCAACTGTTTGGATGATATGGCGCAGGTGTGTGGAAATCTTGTAACACACGGATAACTATCATATTAATTACGTACATTATTTGGGATCCCTAAAAGaggctcctgtgctgcagtAGTCCTCTTCTGCATGCTGTTGAGAGCACTGATATGGGTTTTCCATGGAGCCAGTTTGCATCAGAAATCACTGTATTAAAGACCCtcaaaattttaattatgaagCTGTTAAGaaatttcctgttttttcttagGCCTTGATCTGGTAGATGCAACAAGTGCGCGTAGCCTGTTGTCACTAGAGGTAGCTGAGTAGTAGGAGCAGTAGCTGAACACCTTCAGATGTGTTTACAGGATTGGGCTTCTTACTGGACTTCGGAAATGTTGACAGGAACTACAGATcgttctatttttttcattctgttttcagaagtaaaatgaaGGAATATCTGATTGTTTGAAATATCATGAGGCCTTGAGTCTTGAAATATGTTGGtcttaattttctgttgcttttataGCTGTTACCACTTTTCGTCTGTGCAGAGAATATAGAATCTTGCCATTCTGATTTGCCAGCCCCTTATAGCCCCACACAGAAAATAAGGGCATATTGCCAGGCAGTGGAGACTGAAGCCTGGTTGGTATCTATTGAACAGACCAAGTGAGAAATCAGTGTGCAAGTTTGACTGTCTTTCATAGAATGGGCAAGGGAAAGATTGTGTTTTAGCGTTGTAGTGTCTGTAATTAAGCTGGCTAAGAAACAGAAGTGCccaataaatatttctgcatgaTGTGAAATTACTGAATTGTTATGTAGCGATTAATTTTATGTTTGTGTGAACTACTCTCACTTTATTTTCAAGGTGAATATGTCTACAGACTTAGAAGGGACTGACATGTTGGCAGAGAAGGCTGACCGAAGGGAATATATTGATTTGTTGAAGAAAATGTTGACAATTGATGCAGATAAGAGAATTACTCCACTGAAGACTTTGAACCATCCTTTTGTTACAATGACACACCTACTGGATTTCCCACACAGTAATCAGTAGGCTTCCTTagatttcttattttgtttcaggATTGGCTTACTGGAAACACGGCATTGCACTTTCCTGCTTTCTGtcaatgctgttttctgcagtttctggcTGATCTGAAAATAGTGATGGCATGTATAAGCAAAGGAATGTTCATAAgcttccttttcatgttttagGACATCCtttgttggtttaaaaaaagccaaaacctaAACGTAAAGGCATGTGCACAAAGATGGGAATCTGTTCTGTCTCTGTTGTACTGGTTTTACATATctgatattttccttctgtcattGTCTTTCAGTGTGAAATCTTGCTTTCAAAATATGGAGATCTGCAAGCGAAGAGTTAACATGTATGATACAGTGAATCAGATTAAAAGCCCATTCATGACTCATGTTGCTCCTAATACAAGCACAAATCTGACGATGAGCTTTAACAACCAGCTCAATACAGTACACAATCAGGTATAGCATCTTTTAGCTATTTTATACTAATCAAAGAAACAGAGTCATCTTAATTTTGTTCCATCAGACCAAATCCTGTTCTGCAAAACCATTGTATTTAAATTACTCCCCAGGATTTATAGTCTTGTCTTGAAATTCAGTTCTTCAAAACTTAGGCCAAGGCAGTCTCTTTACTTCACCAAATCATATTTGCCTATCAGTTGAGGAACATAAGTAAAGTTTCtgcaatttctgttttttctgacaGAACCTAAAAACAGGTTCTGTTTTTACCTGAAACATTTTCCTGGTGCTTACTTCATAGTATGATACTGATGGTTCCTGTTGTTTTATAACAagtaatctgatttttttttcttttttgtttttcttttttccctcctaggCCAGTGTATTGGCTTCCAATtctactgctgctgctactcTTTCCCTGGCAAACTCAGATGTCTCGCTGCTAAACTATCAGTCTGCTCTGTATCCATCATCTGCAGCACCAGTTGCAGGAGTGACACAACAGAGTGTTTCCTTGCAACCTGGAACCACCCAGATCTGCACGCAGGCTGACCCATTCCAGCAAACGTTCATTGTTTGTCCCCCTGCTTTTCAAAGTAAGCGGAAAAACCCTTTGTGTGATACTGTGGTTTCTATTAGGTAGAAAAGAGAAGTTGTAATTTGCACTAAATTGAGAAAGTGCAGAAGACCACTCTGTCCTCTTGCATCAGATGTAAGTGCAGAATCAGGTCAGACATGTGTAGACACTTGGGTCTCTTCCAGATCATGCTTGAACAGGTGACAGTATCTTGCCTGCCTAGGTTGCAGTCTTGGTCTGGTTGCCCAACCAGTTTTTCCCCCCAAACTGAACACAACAGCATTCCACAGAAAGCAGTGAACAGAGGAGCCAGACCTATCTGAAAACAAGAAAGTctcatgctgtgttttgtacGTCAGGAGTGAATGTCTGGTCTTTGAGTCTCGGTTCGCAGGCACTGATACAGCTGTGTAGTTTGTTTGCAGCACGTCTTCacagcttgcaaaaaaaaaaaaaaaaaaaaaaaagattagcaCAAGCACGGGTCTGTTAATCCTGAAAGTTCCCTGTTTATGCTTATATCTGGATTGTGTTGATATGTACGGTTATGGATGAAGTGGAACTGGTAGTATAAGGTTTGAACTTTGAACATAGTCTGAAGCCACACAGAATTAGATGTCTGTGTTATCTGTATTTCTGGAAACATGACTATGGACTTCAACAGAGCCAAGCTTTTGAGGACTGTCCATCATTGCCCTTTGGCATACTGGGACTTCAGAAGTACTTACTTCAGCTGGTGTTTTATTAGTACGCTTTTGACAAAGggaacagcttttctttctcttcatctgACCCTGTCTTCTGCCCTTACCTGGTACAAAtttgattttggaaagaaactagggaaaaaaagaaaaaagaataataaagcaGCTTAGCAGTGATGTATTCTTGTCCTCCACAGCTGGACTTCAGGCAACTACAAAGCATTCTGGGTTCCCAGTAAGGATGGAGAACGCTGTCCCAATTGTACCACAGgcacctgcagcacagccactgcAGATCCAGTCTGGAGTTCTCACGcaggtaaagaaaacaaaaaaccaaaaacaaacaaaaaacccccaaacacccATAGAATTAACTGCAACTCCTGCCACCATCCTGGAGAACCTGACTGCCCCTCTGGTGCTGGGGTGAGTGCAATTTCATTTAACTCTGAAACGTTAAATGCACATCACTTCTaagacagcatttttttgttttgttttttctgtaatatttgaaGTGTAAACTATTTTATGTTATGTCCCTCCCTGCTTTTAGGAGTTTTATTTAATAACGGGAATAAATATGTAGTTTGCTGCTGCTAAAAACAGGCTGTATTTTCTCACAGGTGTACACTGCCTTGTTGGTAGTGGTGTACGGTTTTGCCTACATGTTAAAAATATGGCAGcaaattttagaagaaataatttctgtaagaaGTGAGAACCCAGTGGACAGAAGTGGCAACACAGATTACTCATGTTAAAATTCCAtctttaaattaatgaaattatttctgaattctTAATTAGTTACATTATTAGTGTGAATTGATGCAAAGTGATGacataattatttctgttgtttgcaGTTTAAACTGTACGCGATAGCAAAATTCATAAATCAttctaaaaaattattttgtaaatagtAGTAGTATGTCGTaaagtaaaacaatttttatttccaattaGTAATGCTTTAGTATGTAGCCAGTTCCCAGTGAGCCACAGGttttattcactgaaaatttGTAAATGCTTTTATAATTAAGTACACTTTATTTATTTGGATAGTTTTAGTTTCTGCTGACATTAACACACATTTTATTAGTGCAGTATATTGTACTTACTGACATACTTGTAGAGGAGTAATTTTTAGATTGTTTGGTCTAAATAATTTTGGTGGCATTCTGTGATCTGGTTTGTTTAGCATAATTATACAGGTAATGGTATCCAAAAAGCAGAATACTTGAAGGAGGCTGACAGGAATcaaaaacctgcttttcctGAGAGTGCAAATTGTACACTAAGAATCTAGTTTTAATTGGACATTTGATGGACTAATATGTGTCTTGATAGTTTCATCACAGGTAACTTTGCGCTTTGATGACACAAAAGACCTACCGTGCCTTCTAGTAAATCCCATAGTTTATCTTTTTCCAAGAGTACTGTGTGTGAGTTTGGAGGTACAACAGTAAATGCTGCATCCTGCTAGGGGTGCAGTCTGTGTTAACAGTTAGCGCAGCATATGTAGTGTAACTTGCTGGGACCAAGTCAAGTATCAATAGCTGAACACTATCTcgtttttactttttaaatgtgTCATCGGAGAGATCCTGTTCCCAAATTCCCTGTTCTTCATGTTCCCCTCAGGGACATGTAAGTGCTTAGAGGAACATGCCCGGAGGGTCTGGGTATTTCTGGTTTCACTGCATTCATTGCAATTCTGGAGTCTGCTCAAGCACCATAGAATGCCAGTGAGGTGAAACCTTTTCTGGCCCTATTGCTGAACCCACTTACCTGCATCAGTACGTGTGTTTCACTCACTGCCTGATCTACATTTCAGGGAAGCTGTACACCACTAATGGTAGCAACTCTTCATCCTCAAGTAGCCACCATCACGCCGCAGTATGCGGTCCCCTTTACTCTGAACTGCGCAGCCGGCCGGCCAGCGCTAGTAGAACAGACGGCAGCAGTACTGGTAATTGCCTCCCTTGATTGTGTTCACTAACTgagtttttgttttaacttaGACTTGCAGAGGGCATGGAAGCATGTGCCATCTTGTGGCTGTGTTCTTGCTACATCTTAATGTCTTGTTGTTTTCCTCCCCAACATTGCTGAAGCACTGTCTGACTCTGACGTTTAGTGTGGCTCTGTAAAGAATCCAGATCCATTGACTATTACTTTTTACTAGCCTAGTATTATAAAGCTCTTCTAAGTGATACTGTAGAAGAGTTGTAATTGTTCTTGTTCTTTGCTTACTATCCtatctttgcttttttgattGTTGAATGCAAAGGAATCAGTCTTTAGCTTGACTCTGCTACAGGTACCTGGATGGCCAGAATTTGAACTACTTGGCAAGTTAgcagtatgttttgtttttcaacacGTGTAAAGCTGCTTTGCATGTAGAAATGTTTCAGGTCGTTAAGCCCAGGCTAAAATCTCTAATGATAGCAAATTCTTTAATGTATTGCTTTAGCAGTCGATTTCTCTTAACCTCTGTTGAACACTGACAATAATTTTCTGgccttttattatttatagcaAATCGCAGGTAGCTTACTTCATCCAGATAAAGATACTGTTCTTCACAGATACTTTCAGTTCATATGTATTTCTTGGTTGAAATTAAAGGTGAGCTCTAGTATCCAAATTGGCAATAGCTAGCTGTTAGGCTATTtggaacaatttttaaaaagtatggGGGAAGGGAATTAAAACACACCTTTAAGAAATGTATGTTTTCAAAATTGTCCTCTTCTGTATTCATTTGGCACCTGCATCAGAACAACTTTGCAGGTGCCACAAAGAAGTCATTGTGAAACTCCAGAATCAGATCAGTGAAGCTTATGAAAACATTGCAGTGCACAGTTACGTGCTGGTATCCTCACATGTCTTTCAAAGCACATTCCATTATGTGAATCATGTTGTTTCTTGTGGCTTTAAAGTCATAGTTTGagtgtcatttttttccaagagggAGACCTCTGCTGAAGTGGAGTTTGCTCAAGTCATACCTGTACGGAAATTAAAACCCACTTGTTTGGATTCTTCTGAACCAAGTTAACTGCTTCTGGTTTCTGAGGATGGGAAGGCAGGAGAGTGGGGTTCTCCTGGGTGTATCAGCCCAGCGATGcatctcctttcctccttttgaaTTTTGAttgctgaaaggctgcaatCTGGGCTCTGAAAACGGCAAGGGGTGACTGTAGCAGAGCTTGGGACACAAGCGAGTTGTTAGTGATGTTGTCAAAAGTGTATTTGGGCTTTTGATTCAACAGGCAAATTCTGTTCTCCTGCGTGTGTGCAGTGGACTTGTCGTTCAACTCCGCTGTACAGCAGTGGAGATCAGAGCCAGCTGTCTCCAGACTATGAGCCTGGATTCTGAGTTTCTCTGGAGGACTTACTGTTTCTGTTTGGATTCTGGGAGCCTTTGGAGTGAATTTGCTCACCTTTAGTGCTTCCGACACTTCTCCCTTGCTGCTTCCCCTGAGTTTGCATTAGCCATTTGCTAAGCTTTGCATATTTTTGTCCTTCCTCTGTCAAAACAGTTCGTCGCTTGGAAGGCCCGATTTCTGCCTCTCATTGGGAATTTATATCTTGCTGTATTAAACTCTCTGCTTTGTCTTGTGCAGGTGTTGGCTTTTGGAAAGACGCATGGTGTGACTTTTaacatgtttctcttttttttttttttttttccttctttttttttttaatattattattccGCTTATGTTGGCAGAGGTTTTAGCAGCTCTCTGCTTTGGAGGCTTCTTGTTTGGAACTGGCATTTGTAATAAGTGGATCTGTtacttgcagaaatattttattttaaaacagcaggtGTTTATGGTTTTGCAGTTTAAACTGCAAGAAAGAGTggcatgtattttcaaaatcataGAAATATTGTACTaccaaatttattttggttttggtttttttttccagagaaaaccTGTGTTTTGTCAATTTGGACAGGAACATTAATAATactaatgaattaaaaatatcttcacatATCTCCCTTGTAACTAAATGTTTCTCTTAGTGTggtttttcttaaatactttaGTTGAGGTAGGGTGAATTTCCACAACAGTAACGCTGTCTCAGCTCTCTCAATATGAGCCCTTTAagccagaaaaacagaaaggaccAAATTGGCTTGCTATTTTGGAATCCTTCAGCAGAGCAGTGTGCATAAACTTACATGCCGAAACAGTCCTGAACACTCAGGCTGCGTCTGGCCTTACAGTATCTGGCTGCATTGTGCAGTACAGTATTAACACTCTTCTCCCCAGGTAACATCTGTGATACAGAAGGTTAGTGAAGTGTCAGGGGAAGCTTGTATCTCtggttttcttgttctgttgctgTACTGAGACCTTTTGAGAAAGTGCAATGATGTGCTGTTATCTCTGCAAGCTAACAATCTACACAAGTGCATTTGTTGCTTGGAACAAATCTCTTTTCACCTGTAGGAACTGAAATCTAGTGAATCTGTGTatctgtttgttgttttgcagCAGGCCTGGCCTGGGGGAACCCAGCAGATACTGCTTCCTTCtacctggcagcagctcccaggggtTGCTTTGCACAACTCCGTTCAGCCAGCGACTGTGATTCCAGAGACGATCAGCGGCAGCCAGCAATTAGCTGACTGGAGGTAGGGATTGCACAGGGTCCAGCTCTGTGCTGAATGGAAATACGTGCCACTGCAGTACTGCCTGCAATGTACAGaatttctcccttcccttcagaTTCACGCAGTGCTCGGTGCAGCTTGCAGTTCCTGCAGTGTAGCCATGGGATTtgggtctttttctttctgtttttctgctccaGGAATGCACATTCCCATGGAAATCAGTATAGCACTCTCATGCAACAGCCATCACTACTGACCAACCACGTGACATTAGCTACAGCGCAGCCTCTGAATGTTGGAGTTGCTCATGTTGttaggcagcagcagagcagcaatgTTCCAGCAAAGAAGAACAAGCAGCCAGCACCAAGCGCTGCCAAGTAAGGCTTCCTTTCCCGGTCCTAgaaaggctgtgggtgtgtTTGTGGAGGTTTTAGTTATGGTGTGAAAAACTGATCTTCTGATCATGGTGGTGTTGTCTGTGTAGCTTTTTTATGTGCTGCAGTTGCTTTTAAAGATCTCTTGGAAAAAGTCTTCAGGCTGTAGTCACTGATACAAGCAATGCTAATTTTGGTGAGAGTATAGGGGATGTGGTTGACCAAGTGCTTTACTGTACTGGTCAAAGGCGGGGTTTGCACATTCAGGGTGTGTTGGTGCCATACCAATAGAAGTGACAGAACTGACAGCTGTCGAACAAGGGGTGGCAGGTTTCTGGCCGTGTTCGGATGAATCAGTCCCATTCAGAGCATCACTGAGTGCATTGCTCTCTTCTGGGATGTGTTCTGCAGCATTCTTCTGTATGAGTGTCTGTGCTGAGGTTCTTTCTATGTGTTTCAAGATGTTTCTTCTCATACATGTGCTCCAGCCTGCCGGAGCCTGGCTGTTCCTAATGCTGGTGCTGGTTTGTCCCAGCCTGCTGACACGAAGCTGAATACTGCTTTGGTTTTCCATCAGGCCCAGTTCAACTCTAGAGACCATGCCCTCTCAAGTTTACTCGCTCATTGGGAGCAGTCCTTTGcgctccacctcctcctcttctaaCGTGCTCGTCCCAGTGCAGGAACAGCACCAGCCCATTGTGATCCCAGACACTCCAAGCCCACCTGTCAGCGTCATCACCATTCGCAGCGACACTGATGAGGAAGAGGACAGCAAATACAAACCTGCCAGGTAGGAAGATCATTTCAGCAGCCAGTCCTGATTTGTCCTGAGCTCAGCCCAAGTGTCAAGGAGAGTGGAGAACACTACATGCAAAGCCCTGGCTAGGCTAAGAAGCACTGCGTAAGACAGAAAATTCTGCATTATGTCTGCAGTTTGTGTCTCTAGTTAACCAGAATTTCATCTGATATGGAGGGGAGGGTATGAGATTCTAGAGGGAGAACCCCTGCATCTTGTGGGAAAAGCTAGAATGTTTTtgcgttttgttttgttttttttccccctgcagttTGGGTATGAAGCAGAGATCCAATGTGATCAGCTACGTTACTGTTAATGACTCCCCTGATTCCGACTCCTCCCTGAACAGCCCCTATGCCACAGACCCACTTTCCTCTCTCAGGAGTACAGGCGGTGCCCTGGAGCTGCCGAGTAGAGGAGCATCTGACAGCTCCAGCTCTCGGACTATCATTGTGCCGCCACTGAAAACACAGCTCAATGACTGCATTGTAGCTACCCAGGCTTCAGGTAGGCGTGCTCTCGTAGGTTGCTGTGCTCAGTAGTTTTTGCTAAGGCTCAGGTGCTGTCTTGTCCCTGACAGCTTTGTTCTCACAGTTTTGGACTGTCTGCAGTGGGTCTTCAGCAGCTTTAGGTTTCACAGCTGCTGTTCTGAGAGTGCAAGCCTTGgtctgttttcagtttcattgaTAGATTTACCTTTCCTCTATGTTTGGCTGCTTTTAGAAAGATCGGTAAAAATTCACAATGATTCTTGTACAATCAGATTTTAAATCATAATTGAAGAAAAGGCCCTGTTACGGAAATAGCCCCTGTACAGTCCTTGGTTACCTAAGCTGGTTATCATAGTGCATGGTGTGTGAGAGGGGAGCATGGGCTAAGCTTTTGAAATCTTTCAGGCATCCTGAGCAGCACCAGTAAGACCAAGCCAGTGGCCTCTGTGAGCGGGCAGTCGTCAGGATGCTGTATAACACCTACTGGGTACCGCTCGCATCGCGTGGTCACAAGCGGTGTGCAGCCTCTCAATCTCAGCCAGGTAAGTGCTGCATGGCTTTTGCTGACCTTTGAACTTGATGCTTTAGAATTGCTTTAGAAACATCATGCTGTACGGCAGGGAGAATGACTTGATTGCAAGAGGATTGTTAGCTGCTACCTCATTAATTCTTTGAAGCCAATTCTGTCCTTTGGCTGTGCAGGGTAGGGTAAACTCCACAGGGAGTATATGTGAAGTTTCTCAACTTCATAACAAATTCTTTGTTCCTGTACCAgagggcaggagaaggaagcaTGGTTATGTCCGTATTCTTCAGTTGTGCTCCTAGTCATACCTGTCTTGCAGCGAGGCCTTCTTGATACTTGGGTGGGAAAGCGACACCAGGATCCAGCTGCTGAATTAGAGTAGCACTGAAGGCACTCAACAGTATGAGGAGATTCTTCTCTTCCTTACCTTCCTTTACCTTCTCGCAAAGGCCCGACCAGGAGATTAAGGCTGGACCTTGTCTCTCAAACTAAACAGTTAGCACCTGTCTTCCCTTGAAACTTTCAGAGATTGGTTTCACTTCAGTTTGCGTTGCAACTCTTGATCATTGGGTCAAGCTGCAGTAGCCTTTCAGAAGGGAGGAAGCATTAACACCTCCAGTTAATTTCTGGCGTGGGGACAAGACAGGCTTTGTTGTGCTGAAatggggcagccctgctgccactcTCACTGAGGTGCAGAACAGATGTGTGAGGAGTTCAAGGGCTAGGTCGGTCAGTCTTCAGATCTGCAGACACTTGGACTGTGGTACCCCGGGTGTGGCAGTTTGATCCCACTGTAGAGGAGAAGTGTAACCTTTGCCTCAGCAGAACTGCAGTAACCCTTCCCAAATTTACGTGAGGGTTTcacagagctgggaagggaggattTCTAGGAGTGTCAGTCCTGCAGCTACATGGAGGTGCTGATCGGAAGGCTCTGACTGACCCTTCCTTGCTCACCTCCTGTCCCCTGCACTTTTCCCTGAGGATAGCCACTAACCTTCTTTACTTCTTCTCCCTGCAGAACCAGCAAACAACAGTGCTGGCCTCACAGGAGAGAAGTGGAAATGCTGTCCCACGTAGGCAGCAGGCTTATGTGGCCCCCCTCACATCAACTATTTCTCAGGCTCCCTACACGTTTCAGCACAGCAGCCCAGTGCATCCCCACCTGGCAGCAGCAACGGCAAACGCACACCTGTCCAGCCAGCCACATATGTACACTTATGCTCCAACCACTGCTGCAACACTGGGCTCCACCACCTCCATCGCCCACCTCTTCTCTCCTCAGGGCTCTTCGCGGCACACCACGTACGCTGCCCACCC
Encoded proteins:
- the HIPK1 gene encoding homeodomain-interacting protein kinase 1 isoform X2; the encoded protein is MASQLQVFSPPSVSSSAFCSAKKLKVEPSVWDVSGQSSSDKYYTHSKNLPAAQGQASSSHQVASFSIPAYDQNLLLPAPSVEHIVVTAADSTGSSATASFQNSQTLTHRSNVSLLEPYQKCGLKRKSEEVDSNGSVQIIEEHPPLMLQNRPAVGAAATTTTVTTKSSSSSGEGDYQLVQHEILCSMTNSYEVLEFLGRGTFGQVAKCWKRSTKEIVAIKILKNHPSYARQGQIEVSILSRLSSENADEYNFVRSYECFQHKNHTCLVFEMLEQNLYDFLKQNKFSPLPLKYIRPILQQVATALMKLKSLGLIHADLKPENIMLVDPARQPYRVKVIDFGSASHVSKAVCSTYLQSRYYRAPEIILGLPFCEAIDMWSLGCVIAELFLGWPLYPGASEYDQIRYISQTQGLPAEYLLSAGTKTSRFFNRDPNLGYPLWRLKTPEEHELETGIKSKEARKYIFNCLDDMAQVNMSTDLEGTDMLAEKADRREYIDLLKKMLTIDADKRITPLKTLNHPFVTMTHLLDFPHSNHVKSCFQNMEICKRRVNMYDTVNQIKSPFMTHVAPNTSTNLTMSFNNQLNTVHNQASVLASNSTAAATLSLANSDVSLLNYQSALYPSSAAPVAGVTQQSVSLQPGTTQICTQADPFQQTFIVCPPAFQTGLQATTKHSGFPVRMENAVPIVPQAPAAQPLQIQSGVLTQGSCTPLMVATLHPQVATITPQYAVPFTLNCAAGRPALVEQTAAVLAWPGGTQQILLPSTWQQLPGVALHNSVQPATVIPETISGSQQLADWRNAHSHGNQYSTLMQQPSLLTNHVTLATAQPLNVGVAHVVRQQQSSNVPAKKNKQPAPSAAKPSSTLETMPSQVYSLIGSSPLRSTSSSSNVLVPVQEQHQPIVIPDTPSPPVSVITIRSDTDEEEDSKYKPASLGMKQRSNVISYVTVNDSPDSDSSLNSPYATDPLSSLRSTGGALELPSRGASDSSSSRTIIVPPLKTQLNDCIVATQASGILSSTSKTKPVASVSGQSSGCCITPTGYRSHRVVTSGVQPLNLSQNQQTTVLASQERSGNAVPRRQQAYVAPLTSTISQAPYTFQHSSPVHPHLAAATANAHLSSQPHMYTYAPTTAATLGSTTSIAHLFSPQGSSRHTTYAAHPSTLVHQVPVSVGPSLLTSANVPPAQYQHQFAPQSYIGASRGSAIYTGYPLSPTKINQYSYL